A single window of Martelella sp. NC20 DNA harbors:
- a CDS encoding AMP-binding protein, giving the protein MTATTLHGLLDAQAARYGTRPFLTFNGQVFSFDDLNAMSRSAAAGLAAQGIGKGDRVALMLDNCVEYLALWFGLSRLGAVEVPLNTGHRGAVLAHMLRLSGAKMVVIEAQHLAALDEVAPTLDRSPQVVVRGGILPEGAIALDALMATRDAPPEVCVSPRDPYAIMFTSGTTGLSKGALMPQGYALAAARQICEATGYNEADCLYNALPLFHGNAQILSTLPALMAGARAVLCERFSASRFWDDVRTHRCTAFNYIGTILSVLMKAPETPADRDHPLRVMMGAGAGKGLFEAFEARFGVTLIEGYGMSEIGVPITSDPERKRPGSCGRQTPHYDLMLVDRDGCAIEASDTPGELLVRPKTANAMMIEYVEMPEKTVEAFRDLWFHTGDLLQRDADGFWFFVDRDKDALRRRGENISSFEVERVVNAMEDVAESAVIPVPSELGEDDVMVCVVARDGAVLTGEAVRAFCKDRMADFMLPRYVRVVDALPKTPTARVEKHRLRTEGVTPDTWDAENSSTARDKAVRA; this is encoded by the coding sequence GATCGGCAAAGGTGATCGCGTGGCGCTGATGCTCGACAATTGCGTCGAGTATCTGGCGCTGTGGTTCGGCCTCTCCCGGCTGGGCGCGGTGGAGGTTCCCCTCAATACCGGCCATCGCGGTGCGGTGCTTGCCCATATGCTGCGCCTTTCCGGGGCGAAGATGGTCGTGATCGAGGCGCAGCACCTTGCCGCCCTGGACGAGGTGGCGCCCACGCTTGACCGTTCGCCGCAGGTCGTGGTTCGCGGCGGCATCCTGCCCGAAGGGGCGATAGCACTGGATGCGCTGATGGCCACACGGGATGCGCCGCCCGAGGTTTGCGTTTCGCCGCGCGATCCCTATGCGATCATGTTCACCTCCGGCACGACCGGGCTTTCCAAAGGTGCGTTGATGCCGCAGGGCTACGCGCTGGCTGCTGCCCGTCAGATCTGCGAGGCGACCGGCTACAACGAGGCTGATTGCCTCTATAACGCTCTGCCCCTGTTCCACGGCAATGCCCAGATCCTGAGCACCCTTCCGGCGTTGATGGCCGGTGCGCGCGCCGTGCTTTGCGAGCGCTTTTCGGCCAGCCGCTTCTGGGATGATGTCCGTACCCATCGCTGCACCGCATTCAACTATATCGGCACGATCCTGTCGGTGCTGATGAAAGCACCGGAAACCCCGGCCGACCGCGACCATCCCTTGCGGGTGATGATGGGAGCAGGCGCGGGCAAGGGTCTTTTCGAGGCTTTTGAAGCCCGCTTCGGCGTGACGCTGATCGAGGGTTACGGAATGAGCGAGATCGGCGTGCCGATCACAAGCGATCCCGAGCGAAAGAGGCCCGGTTCATGTGGCCGTCAGACGCCGCATTACGATCTCATGCTGGTCGACCGTGACGGCTGTGCCATTGAAGCGTCGGATACGCCGGGCGAGCTTCTGGTCCGCCCCAAAACGGCAAACGCGATGATGATCGAATATGTCGAGATGCCGGAGAAGACCGTGGAGGCATTTCGCGATCTCTGGTTCCACACAGGCGATCTGTTGCAGCGCGATGCCGATGGCTTCTGGTTCTTTGTCGACCGCGACAAGGATGCGTTGCGTCGCCGTGGCGAAAATATCTCCTCTTTCGAGGTGGAGCGCGTCGTCAACGCCATGGAAGACGTCGCAGAGAGCGCGGTGATCCCGGTGCCGTCCGAACTGGGCGAGGACGACGTGATGGTCTGCGTCGTTGCGCGCGACGGTGCTGTGCTGACGGGCGAAGCGGTGCGGGCCTTTTGCAAGGACAGGATGGCCGATTTCATGCTGCCGCGCTATGTCCGCGTGGTTGATGCCTTACCCAAAACCCCGACGGCGCGGGTGGAAAAGCACAGGCTTCGCACCGAGGGCGTGACGCCTGATACCTGGGACGCGGAGAACAGCAGCACCGCTCGGGACAAGGCGGTGCGGGCATGA
- a CDS encoding Zn-ribbon domain-containing OB-fold protein has protein sequence MSTATPSLPSELHRQYHVDAAGRVWLRAGRCTGEGGIVFPPRRFCGDLSEPDEQLLPSDGKVNCITRVRVRAPYGLPQGYMIGFVDFDAAPLRIFGLFDPETADDIAPGSPVRLILKPLGVNNDGAPCLRPVFVAA, from the coding sequence ATGAGCACTGCAACACCGTCTTTGCCGTCCGAGCTTCACCGTCAATACCATGTGGACGCAGCCGGGCGGGTGTGGCTGCGTGCCGGGCGTTGCACCGGAGAGGGCGGTATCGTTTTCCCGCCGCGCCGTTTTTGCGGGGACCTTTCCGAGCCGGATGAGCAATTGCTGCCAAGCGATGGCAAGGTGAACTGCATCACGCGTGTGCGGGTGCGCGCGCCTTACGGACTGCCGCAGGGCTACATGATCGGCTTTGTTGATTTTGACGCCGCGCCGCTGCGGATTTTCGGCCTGTTCGATCCTGAAACCGCTGATGATATCGCACCGGGAAGCCCCGTGAGGCTGATCCTCAAACCGCTGGGCGTGAACAATGACGGCGCGCCCTGCCTGCGCCCCGTCTTCGTTGCCGCCTGA
- a CDS encoding thiolase family protein yields MTTPWIAGCGLTTFGRHEETGLDILAAIAARDALLDARIPPAKIGLAVFANALAARLSGSLTIGQDAFAHVGLAGCAVLNVENACTSGSSAFHIAVMAIRAGEVEAALVVGAEKMFHPALGLIDSGRTLPDTLLGRVTPAGFALRASRHMQRFGTTAEQLAAVSVKNRRSAATNPNAMMRDPISVRDVLSAPMVVDPLTRLQCSPIADGAAAMVLVNDRLARQIGARTHVRASVLTSGTYDQIDDLAEWRTDGRSAQMAYERAGVSAGDLDVVECHDAFSIAEILHYEGLGLCPVGEGGRYAERLLAGDTACVPVNPSGGLMSRGHPVGATGIAQIIEITRYLEKCGGHRPGRLGLAHCMGGDKDADTKSCTVAIVERKHAVA; encoded by the coding sequence ATGACAACGCCATGGATTGCGGGCTGCGGCCTGACGACTTTCGGGCGGCACGAGGAGACCGGGCTCGACATCCTGGCGGCTATCGCCGCGCGTGATGCGCTGCTTGATGCCAGAATTCCCCCGGCGAAGATTGGCCTCGCCGTCTTCGCCAATGCGCTTGCAGCGCGGCTTTCAGGCAGTCTCACGATTGGGCAGGACGCCTTTGCCCATGTCGGTCTGGCGGGCTGCGCGGTGCTCAATGTCGAGAATGCCTGTACCTCCGGGTCGAGTGCATTTCATATCGCGGTGATGGCGATCCGGGCCGGGGAGGTGGAGGCGGCGCTTGTCGTCGGCGCGGAAAAGATGTTTCACCCGGCGCTCGGGCTGATTGATTCCGGGCGCACGCTACCCGATACGTTGCTGGGCCGGGTTACGCCCGCGGGCTTTGCCTTGCGCGCCAGCCGCCACATGCAGCGCTTCGGCACCACGGCCGAGCAACTGGCGGCGGTCTCGGTCAAAAACCGCCGGTCGGCAGCCACAAATCCGAATGCAATGATGCGCGATCCGATTTCCGTGCGCGACGTCCTGTCAGCGCCGATGGTGGTCGATCCGCTGACCCGGCTGCAATGCTCGCCGATTGCCGACGGCGCGGCCGCCATGGTTCTGGTCAATGACAGGCTCGCCCGCCAGATTGGCGCCCGCACCCATGTGCGCGCATCGGTGCTGACCAGCGGCACCTATGACCAGATCGACGACCTCGCCGAATGGCGTACCGATGGCCGTAGCGCGCAAATGGCATACGAGCGCGCGGGCGTGTCAGCCGGCGATCTCGACGTTGTTGAATGCCACGACGCCTTTTCGATTGCGGAGATCCTGCATTACGAGGGGCTGGGGCTTTGTCCCGTCGGGGAGGGCGGACGCTACGCCGAGCGGCTGCTTGCCGGGGATACGGCTTGCGTGCCGGTCAACCCCTCCGGCGGGCTGATGTCGCGGGGGCATCCCGTGGGGGCGACAGGCATCGCCCAGATCATAGAAATCACGCGCTACCTGGAAAAGTGCGGCGGGCATCGGCCCGGCCGTCTGGGGTTGGCGCACTGCATGGGCGGCGACAAGGACGCCGATACCAAATCCTGCACCGTCGCCATTGTCGAACGCAAACACGCTGTCGCGTGA
- a CDS encoding SDR family NAD(P)-dependent oxidoreductase: MEDRTRLTGKVALITGAGGVIGGTTARLMAGRGARIVAVDRDPAALEALAKDIDGCVTVVADVTDEAAVKAYVDKAIAACGQIDIFFNNAGIEGDFHPIGEYPTEDFRKIVEINLIGVFLGYKHVVPQMLKAGKGSIIVSSSVGGLIGTPLISGYTATKHAVLGLMRSVAAECGAAGVRSNAVNPGPIASRMMDDVEKGMGRGMPDGAVRQVMTQMVPMHRYGTPAEVAELVSFLGSDAASFVNGAAMTVDGGFTAV, from the coding sequence ATGGAAGACAGAACGAGACTGACAGGCAAGGTGGCGCTGATCACCGGTGCCGGCGGCGTCATCGGCGGCACGACGGCGCGGCTGATGGCCGGGCGCGGTGCACGGATCGTTGCGGTGGATCGCGATCCGGCAGCCCTTGAGGCACTGGCGAAGGATATTGACGGCTGCGTCACCGTGGTTGCGGACGTGACCGACGAGGCTGCGGTGAAAGCCTATGTCGACAAGGCGATCGCGGCCTGTGGCCAGATCGATATCTTCTTCAACAATGCCGGGATCGAGGGCGACTTCCATCCCATCGGCGAATATCCGACAGAGGATTTCCGCAAGATTGTCGAAATCAATCTGATCGGCGTGTTCCTTGGCTACAAGCATGTCGTGCCGCAGATGCTGAAGGCCGGAAAGGGCTCGATCATCGTCAGTTCTTCGGTGGGCGGGTTGATTGGAACGCCTTTGATCAGCGGCTATACCGCAACGAAACATGCGGTTTTGGGACTGATGCGCTCGGTCGCCGCCGAATGCGGTGCGGCCGGGGTGCGCTCCAACGCCGTGAACCCGGGGCCGATCGCCTCGCGGATGATGGACGATGTGGAGAAGGGCATGGGGCGCGGAATGCCGGATGGCGCCGTGCGCCAGGTCATGACCCAGATGGTGCCGATGCACCGCTACGGCACGCCCGCAGAAGTCGCGGAACTGGTGAGCTTTCTCGGTTCCGACGCGGCAAGCTTCGTCAATGGCGCGGCGATGACTGTGGATGGCGGCTTTACCGCTGTCTGA